A portion of the Acidisarcina polymorpha genome contains these proteins:
- a CDS encoding TonB-dependent receptor — protein sequence MRKRKMNFNYTVFGQTRVVPSLIVALVFSLVFVAPQSARPQGTTATLGGIVVDPAGASIAEAEIKLTNTATGDTRQTTSNSSGAFSFSGVPSGDYQVRIEAKGFESYEQTDVHLDPGDQRTIRDIHLKLGTASESVTVTAATNQLNSDSGELSSTISAADIQHLAVEGRDVTELLKILPGMAIRNGTAAYNVNPENRSYDPSIVNFTGALGAYAGNGTPVNGTSLLTDGVDITDPGSYGIAIQNVNYDQVAEVKVQTGSFTADTARGPVVINAIGKSGGDKFHGALYTYARTSQLNSIDWIAGATGQGKPPDRQIYPGGSLGGPIRIPHTNFNRNNKLTFFVGAEEYAQRDIYAYGSASSATVSALVPTAGMRNGDFSQTQIEQYLGPFYQVPVAPGAACNVSIYNNLCNIPQTAPNGQPVVNGNIGPYMDAEAKLILNNMPLPNHTVTGTSSGDYNWVTTNLVNNNLYQVRGRVDYAVSDKNKLFASYSVERGKAYQPATQYGPNAQTTMGGLNSPGDGLESPLSSHVASANLTTVFGPTLTNELYVAGAYFSQVFNAREPAAYSKLPAIQASGNPYQGLYNNGSEALPSLTDYGTDGLPFLNLFDPTFGGIFTKKQIRMAGDNLSKLIGRHTLRAGVFYQYSSNPQASQQGTNGSITMYYLPANWVDPILGTVYNTDSNFPAGSTQVGTPGNYVADFAEGHVSGYSQSNIQVESNMYFWNFSGYIQDHWRVTPHLSVDLGIRLEHFTPWSDAHGVGFSIFDPQAYAAGTPSTSPGILYHKIDPTVPLTGVSGRAVWPEPRVGYSWDPFGRGTTMLRSGFGIYRQHDSFNDVNNALSTGLGQRSFNSPTFTSLATVHAYQSLASAPGAFTPDQNINGSLLKGDTQQPEVMTYNAAVDQQFNHGLTFEIAYAGNRSEHLLNSAFENVNALPAGALFSAQPNSRSDTAATAGMVYPFFTPSTNSPANTSLQNIDQAHIDSFKKYPLYNSVSAQQHNAYANYNGLQTVLNMQGAHGRLGVNYTWSKALGVVFGGDPTNYANDYNLLNLSRKHIFNVTYGVWTGELVKDRRLGILANGWELSGYAGFQSGANMPSLYGNNFGLGGTLTVPTGTTATLPGRSPSTCAANPCGVGVSPTLWIGTPDVNLQPALLGAPQGHGPHQYADPNSFGLPALGSNGSFHFGYMPAPPYFDADTSASKRFRLTEGSGIVFRFASFNVLNRPNTSFSGLASQEYTLLFNQTQTGADLGNIISGAKTSSTNFGTATYKTGRRIMEMSLRYEF from the coding sequence TTGAGGAAACGAAAGATGAACTTCAACTATACGGTTTTCGGGCAGACGCGGGTTGTACCAAGCCTCATCGTGGCCCTGGTCTTCAGCTTGGTCTTCGTCGCGCCGCAGTCCGCGCGGCCGCAGGGCACCACGGCCACCCTAGGTGGCATTGTGGTCGATCCTGCCGGGGCCTCGATCGCAGAGGCGGAGATCAAGCTGACCAATACAGCTACCGGAGACACTCGCCAGACAACGAGCAATAGTTCCGGAGCGTTTTCTTTTTCCGGAGTGCCCAGCGGCGACTACCAAGTCCGGATCGAAGCGAAAGGGTTTGAGAGCTATGAGCAGACCGACGTTCACCTCGATCCAGGGGATCAGCGAACCATCCGGGACATCCACTTAAAGCTCGGCACGGCGAGCGAGAGCGTCACCGTGACAGCCGCGACAAACCAACTCAATTCCGATTCAGGAGAGCTAAGCAGCACGATTTCCGCCGCCGATATTCAGCATCTGGCCGTCGAGGGCAGGGACGTAACGGAACTGCTGAAGATTCTCCCTGGCATGGCGATTCGCAATGGTACGGCAGCCTATAACGTCAATCCTGAAAACAGATCTTACGATCCGTCCATCGTCAACTTCACCGGCGCGCTGGGCGCGTATGCCGGGAACGGCACACCCGTGAACGGGACATCGCTTTTGACTGATGGCGTCGACATTACCGATCCCGGCTCCTATGGAATTGCGATTCAGAATGTTAACTATGACCAGGTAGCCGAGGTCAAGGTCCAGACGGGAAGTTTCACCGCCGACACCGCGCGTGGTCCGGTGGTCATCAATGCGATAGGGAAATCTGGCGGCGACAAGTTTCATGGGGCGCTTTATACTTACGCGCGCACCTCACAGCTCAACTCGATTGACTGGATCGCCGGTGCAACAGGACAGGGAAAACCCCCGGATAGGCAGATCTATCCCGGTGGCAGCCTCGGCGGTCCGATCCGGATTCCTCATACGAATTTCAACCGGAACAACAAGCTCACCTTTTTTGTGGGCGCGGAGGAATACGCCCAGCGGGATATTTACGCCTACGGCAGCGCGTCGAGCGCCACAGTGAGCGCGCTGGTTCCGACTGCGGGAATGCGCAACGGCGACTTCAGCCAAACCCAGATCGAGCAATACCTTGGACCTTTCTACCAAGTTCCTGTGGCGCCCGGCGCGGCGTGCAATGTCAGTATTTATAACAACCTCTGCAACATTCCTCAGACCGCACCCAACGGCCAACCGGTCGTAAATGGCAATATCGGTCCGTATATGGATGCGGAAGCCAAGCTCATCTTGAATAACATGCCTCTTCCGAACCACACGGTGACGGGTACATCGAGTGGAGACTACAACTGGGTCACGACAAACCTGGTGAATAACAATCTGTACCAAGTCCGCGGGCGGGTGGATTATGCCGTCTCGGACAAAAATAAACTCTTCGCTTCGTATAGCGTCGAGCGTGGCAAGGCCTATCAGCCCGCGACCCAGTATGGTCCGAACGCTCAAACCACGATGGGAGGGCTCAATAGCCCTGGCGACGGCCTCGAGAGCCCGCTTTCATCCCACGTCGCAAGCGCAAACCTTACCACCGTCTTCGGGCCCACTCTCACCAATGAGTTATATGTAGCCGGAGCGTATTTTTCACAAGTCTTCAACGCGAGGGAGCCTGCGGCCTACTCAAAGCTTCCGGCCATTCAGGCTTCAGGAAATCCTTATCAAGGCTTGTACAACAACGGATCCGAAGCCCTGCCCTCGCTCACGGATTATGGTACGGACGGGCTGCCCTTTCTCAACCTTTTCGATCCCACCTTTGGCGGGATCTTTACCAAGAAGCAGATCCGGATGGCGGGAGACAATCTTTCGAAATTGATAGGAAGGCATACATTGCGGGCCGGAGTCTTCTATCAATATTCCAGCAACCCCCAGGCGTCGCAGCAGGGGACCAACGGCTCCATCACCATGTACTATCTTCCTGCTAACTGGGTGGATCCGATTTTAGGAACGGTCTACAACACCGATAGTAACTTCCCCGCCGGAAGCACTCAGGTTGGCACTCCCGGCAACTATGTGGCGGATTTCGCAGAGGGCCACGTTTCCGGCTACAGCCAGAGCAATATCCAAGTCGAATCCAACATGTATTTCTGGAATTTCTCCGGCTATATCCAGGACCACTGGCGAGTCACTCCACATCTTTCGGTCGATCTGGGCATTCGCCTAGAACACTTTACGCCCTGGAGCGATGCTCACGGGGTCGGCTTCTCGATCTTTGATCCTCAGGCGTATGCGGCCGGAACACCCTCGACCTCGCCGGGCATTCTTTACCATAAGATCGATCCCACCGTACCGCTCACGGGCGTGTCTGGCCGGGCCGTGTGGCCAGAACCGCGCGTGGGCTATTCGTGGGATCCGTTCGGGCGCGGCACGACCATGCTCCGGAGCGGTTTCGGGATTTACCGTCAGCACGATTCCTTCAATGATGTGAATAACGCCCTCTCAACCGGGCTCGGCCAGCGCAGTTTTAATTCCCCCACCTTTACCTCACTCGCAACCGTCCATGCTTACCAAAGTTTGGCATCCGCTCCCGGCGCGTTTACGCCGGACCAGAACATCAATGGGTCGCTCCTCAAAGGCGACACCCAACAGCCCGAGGTTATGACCTATAACGCCGCCGTCGACCAACAATTCAACCACGGCCTCACCTTTGAGATCGCTTACGCGGGAAATCGAAGCGAACATCTCTTAAATAGCGCGTTTGAGAACGTTAACGCGCTGCCCGCTGGAGCTCTCTTCAGTGCCCAGCCCAATAGCCGTTCTGACACGGCCGCGACCGCGGGCATGGTGTACCCCTTTTTTACGCCTTCCACCAACAGCCCCGCAAATACCAGCTTGCAGAACATCGACCAAGCGCACATCGATTCCTTCAAAAAATATCCGCTGTATAACTCGGTGAGTGCCCAGCAACACAACGCCTACGCCAACTACAACGGACTTCAGACGGTACTGAATATGCAGGGTGCCCATGGTCGTCTCGGAGTCAACTACACATGGTCCAAGGCTCTGGGTGTCGTGTTCGGTGGAGACCCGACCAATTACGCCAACGACTACAACCTCTTGAACCTCAGCCGGAAGCACATTTTCAATGTCACGTACGGTGTCTGGACAGGGGAGTTAGTCAAGGATCGTCGGCTCGGTATCCTCGCTAACGGCTGGGAACTCTCAGGCTATGCCGGCTTCCAGAGTGGCGCAAACATGCCTTCGCTTTATGGGAACAACTTCGGTCTTGGGGGAACGCTGACCGTTCCGACCGGTACCACTGCGACCCTGCCAGGGCGCAGTCCTTCTACCTGCGCTGCCAACCCGTGCGGAGTAGGTGTGAGTCCCACTCTGTGGATTGGAACGCCCGACGTCAACCTGCAGCCTGCCCTGCTGGGCGCGCCACAGGGTCATGGGCCACATCAATACGCCGACCCGAATTCCTTCGGCCTTCCCGCCTTGGGAAGCAATGGTAGCTTCCACTTCGGTTACATGCCAGCGCCGCCCTACTTCGACGCGGATACCTCCGCATCCAAACGGTTTCGGTTGACCGAAGGTAGCGGGATCGTATTCCGGTTTGCGTCTTTCAACGTCCTGAATCGGCCCAATACGAGCTTCTCCGGTTTGGCGAGCCAGGAATACACTCTTCTTTTCAACCAAACGCAGACTGGTGCAGACCTCGGCAACATCATTAGCGGTGCTAAGACCTCCAGTACAAACTTTGGAACGGCGACCTACAAAACAGGTCGTCGCATCATGGAGATGTCGTTACGTTACGAATTTTAA
- a CDS encoding protein kinase domain-containing protein gives MAKVKGTILTGRRWQFAWCEFDEISRTLTVRKQPVKLEAKPLDVLTYLLEHPAETVSKEELLDTVWGNTTEQSLAVAISKLRKAFGGDRDAIILNVPGVGYRMAVQVVCIPWQQPAPLSLWLEPGQTVPGRPEWQVVQRLGRGDDTSPVWLAEKKDTAEQRVFKFANDGIHLRALQREVVVSRLLEKALGGHPKWAVRILDRWFEDPPFFIASEYAGVDLLEWSTTPHFREMKLERRIQLAAEIADGVAAAHSVGILHNDLKPSNILLIRSEQPWETNGAAPSSWHLKIADFGVASIFDDQRLREMDISDYGVAGGSAAETQSTPVGTAMYRAPELHAGNPPTMLGDVYSLGLLLYQIVIGDFTQQLSPGWEVRVPDLLLRADIAKAAEVDPAHRLVSASELAWRLHQLDVRRREWEKSEAARQPAHESERVLERARLRRPWMILAFATLIAGLCVSLSLYRRALSQKNLADARLASFEQMYGFMARDLLGQSNPFLNVPGANVPGQTLVDAIQTALPRIDQRFAGKPAIAGRLHATIGDAFRARAQYPAADNEYEVAAQRFREDSGELSPDAILTELKREDTQMVSLAPGAIDSAKAGFARQQPLIAKLRDPNPELQAWEALVGASITGLSSKPGDGLPPLEQAIQKAEGTPGFDPLLLITMKKRICGIYLRMGNGAAVERIARGLVQSVVNTYGADSPSIAPFQMYIQEGLYLQGKYKAAIAQADSNFAQFTKILGPEHNLTLATLANRAASEGQLGLYEAAARDDLKLYTAERALPSPSRRFEMGSLADAAMFECRAGHFQEGNDYARQVVRETSSGPAAMPVFAAQATFTIAECAIGELEGSTRPSPERLNEAEALLDKVDPKINDPLGELGDYAARIDLAHARIALLRKDEADASKFASRTADTFQAKDADPYEKAALERIERAIAARR, from the coding sequence ATGGCCAAGGTCAAAGGGACCATTCTGACGGGACGTCGGTGGCAATTTGCCTGGTGCGAGTTTGATGAGATCAGCCGGACGCTCACCGTGCGCAAGCAGCCGGTCAAGCTTGAAGCGAAACCGCTTGACGTACTCACTTACTTATTGGAACACCCTGCCGAGACGGTCAGCAAAGAGGAATTGCTCGATACGGTCTGGGGCAATACCACCGAACAGTCCCTGGCAGTAGCAATTTCGAAGCTGCGCAAGGCGTTTGGCGGAGATCGCGACGCAATCATCCTGAATGTTCCGGGGGTGGGCTACCGTATGGCGGTCCAGGTTGTCTGCATTCCATGGCAGCAGCCGGCGCCGTTGTCCTTATGGCTTGAACCGGGGCAGACCGTTCCAGGCAGGCCCGAATGGCAGGTAGTGCAAAGGCTCGGGCGCGGGGATGATACGAGCCCGGTCTGGCTGGCCGAGAAGAAGGATACGGCAGAGCAACGAGTATTCAAATTTGCGAACGACGGGATTCACCTGCGCGCCCTGCAGCGGGAAGTGGTTGTATCACGTCTCCTCGAGAAAGCTCTGGGAGGCCATCCCAAGTGGGCGGTGCGTATCCTGGATCGCTGGTTTGAAGATCCACCGTTCTTCATCGCCAGCGAATATGCTGGCGTCGATCTTTTGGAGTGGTCCACGACTCCTCATTTCAGAGAAATGAAACTGGAGCGGCGAATCCAGCTTGCCGCTGAGATTGCGGACGGAGTAGCCGCCGCCCACTCGGTCGGTATCCTGCACAATGACCTCAAGCCGAGCAACATTCTCCTCATCCGGAGCGAACAGCCGTGGGAGACAAACGGAGCCGCACCGTCAAGCTGGCATTTGAAGATTGCGGACTTCGGTGTAGCGTCCATCTTTGACGATCAACGGCTTCGGGAAATGGATATCTCCGACTACGGGGTTGCCGGAGGAAGCGCGGCCGAAACGCAGAGCACGCCTGTGGGCACAGCGATGTATCGTGCGCCGGAACTTCATGCCGGAAATCCGCCTACAATGCTAGGCGACGTTTACTCGCTGGGCTTACTGCTATACCAGATTGTGATTGGCGACTTCACTCAGCAGCTGTCCCCTGGGTGGGAAGTCAGGGTTCCGGACCTGCTGCTGCGAGCGGATATAGCGAAGGCGGCTGAGGTGGACCCCGCCCATCGCCTGGTCAGCGCGTCCGAACTCGCATGGCGCCTGCACCAACTCGACGTGCGACGCCGCGAATGGGAGAAATCGGAAGCCGCACGGCAACCTGCTCACGAATCTGAGAGAGTTCTGGAGCGCGCCCGGCTGCGACGGCCCTGGATGATTCTCGCTTTTGCGACTCTGATCGCAGGTCTCTGTGTTAGCTTGAGCCTTTATCGTAGAGCGCTGAGCCAGAAGAATTTGGCAGATGCCCGTCTGGCGAGCTTTGAACAGATGTACGGGTTTATGGCGCGAGATCTGCTCGGACAGTCCAATCCTTTTCTCAACGTGCCCGGAGCCAACGTCCCCGGCCAGACCCTGGTTGACGCGATTCAAACTGCGCTTCCGCGGATCGACCAACGCTTCGCGGGCAAGCCGGCCATCGCCGGTCGCCTTCACGCAACGATCGGCGATGCGTTCCGGGCGCGTGCCCAGTATCCCGCTGCCGACAACGAATATGAAGTCGCCGCACAAAGGTTCCGTGAAGACAGTGGGGAGCTCTCGCCTGACGCGATCCTCACCGAACTGAAGCGCGAGGACACCCAGATGGTGAGTCTTGCTCCCGGCGCCATCGATTCTGCCAAAGCCGGCTTTGCGCGCCAGCAGCCACTAATTGCTAAATTGCGAGACCCTAACCCTGAACTACAAGCCTGGGAGGCTCTGGTGGGCGCCAGCATCACTGGACTGAGTTCCAAACCCGGAGATGGTCTCCCTCCTCTCGAGCAGGCTATTCAAAAAGCAGAAGGTACACCTGGCTTCGACCCGCTTCTGCTTATTACTATGAAAAAAAGGATCTGCGGAATCTACTTGCGCATGGGAAACGGTGCTGCCGTGGAGCGCATCGCACGGGGACTGGTTCAGAGCGTCGTTAATACATATGGAGCGGACAGTCCCTCGATCGCCCCTTTCCAAATGTACATTCAGGAGGGGCTTTATCTTCAGGGCAAATACAAGGCTGCCATTGCTCAAGCCGACTCCAACTTTGCCCAATTTACTAAGATTCTTGGCCCCGAACACAACCTCACGCTCGCCACGCTCGCCAACCGCGCCGCCTCGGAAGGTCAACTGGGTCTGTATGAGGCGGCGGCCCGAGACGACCTGAAGCTGTATACGGCGGAAAGAGCTCTCCCTTCTCCATCCCGACGTTTTGAGATGGGAAGTCTGGCGGATGCAGCGATGTTCGAGTGTCGCGCTGGCCATTTCCAAGAGGGCAATGATTATGCCAGACAGGTGGTCCGCGAAACCAGCTCGGGACCTGCTGCCATGCCGGTTTTCGCGGCTCAGGCGACGTTCACGATAGCAGAATGCGCGATCGGAGAACTCGAGGGCTCAACGCGACCGAGCCCAGAGCGATTGAACGAGGCGGAAGCATTGCTCGATAAGGTGGATCCGAAGATCAATGACCCTCTGGGTGAATTGGGAGACTACGCTGCCAGGATTGACTTAGCCCATGCTCGCATCGCGTTGCTACGAAAGGATGAGGCCGACGCTTCCAAATTCGCTTCCCGCACAGCCGACACGTTTCAAGCAAAAGATGCTGATCCCTATGAGAAGGCTGCGTTGGAGCGCATCGAGAGAGCCATTGCAGCAAGAAGATAA
- a CDS encoding VOC family protein has translation MSCRFSAMLHIPGDVRDAIAFYEKAFGATTGWSTPPGEDMVAQLMVQGAEFWVHPAGADIGNPSPAELGGTAVRLMLIVDDPDAVFDQAVAAGAVVRSPMQDHDYGWRDGSVMDPSGHRWEIGKPL, from the coding sequence ATGAGCTGCCGCTTTTCTGCGATGCTGCACATTCCCGGTGATGTTCGTGACGCTATTGCTTTCTACGAGAAAGCGTTTGGCGCGACGACGGGCTGGAGCACGCCTCCGGGCGAGGATATGGTAGCGCAGCTCATGGTGCAAGGCGCTGAATTCTGGGTACATCCGGCTGGAGCGGACATCGGTAATCCGTCGCCTGCTGAGCTTGGTGGTACGGCAGTGCGGCTGATGCTAATCGTAGACGATCCAGATGCAGTGTTCGATCAGGCTGTGGCGGCTGGCGCGGTGGTGCGATCCCCCATGCAGGACCACGACTATGGTTGGCGCGATGGCTCGGTCATGGACCCATCAGGGCATCGGTGGGAGATCGGTAAGCCGCTCTAG